One Anopheles marshallii chromosome 3, idAnoMarsDA_429_01, whole genome shotgun sequence genomic region harbors:
- the LOC128711907 gene encoding autophagy protein 12-like, which translates to MAEEPETAGIDNSNDKDLATNVENLSLAGQKVEKQEAKKIDIVLHATGSAPILKQKKWAVDQEKPISAIVKFIHKYLKLDPEERLFLYINQTFAPSPDQIIKNLYECYGTNGKLILHYAKTQAWG; encoded by the exons ATGGCAGAAGAACCGGAAACGGCCGGTATCGATAACAGCAACGATAAAGATTTGGCGACAAATGTGGAAAATCTTTCTCTAGCGGGCCAAAAGGTTGAAAAACaggaagcaaagaaaa TTGATATTGTACTTCATGCCACCGGTAGCGCTCcaattttgaagcaaaagaaatggGCAGTAGATCAGGAAAAGCCCATCAGTGctattgtaaaatttatacaTAAGTATCTTAAGCTGGATCCCGAAGAACGATTG TTTCTCTACATCAATCAAACGTTTGCACCATCTCCGGATcagataattaaaaatttgtacGAATGTTATGGAACAAACGGTAAATTGATTCTTCATTACGCCAAAACCCAAGCCTGGGGTTAG
- the LOC128712982 gene encoding uncharacterized protein LOC128712982, whose product MAPFSTVQFGLLLCTVYVLVDPTPASEYYGSISPYKAQPENSTCPEAVPLRDVRPQSCCQSFLGLHNTIIDCLSKPCIAHCLLQNFRTQKILGSMSMTVSSLIAVAPKLSTHYEQCQSKLFEFVIGNAFDGDFQRTVCDERLEQFFECMVKAWLLDCIGYDVANARCVDLQTAVKSSECSVRSFFTNAGTM is encoded by the exons ATGGCACCGTTTTCGACCGTCCAGTTTGGGCTGCTGTTGTGTACCGTTTATGTGCTGGTTGATCCTACGCCGGCCAGTGAATACTACGGTTCCATATCTCCCTATAAAGCACAGCCAGAGAATTCTACGTGCCCGGAAGCAGTCCCGCTTCGGGACGTTAGGCCACAAAGCTGTTGCCAAAGCTTTCTCGGTCTGCATAACACGATTATCGACTGCTTGTCAAAGCCCTGCATCGCGCACTGTCTGTTGCAAAACTTCCGGACGCAAAAGATTTTGGGCAGCATGTCGATGACGGTGTCCAGCTTGATAGCCGTCGCGCCGAAGCTGAGCACACACTACGAGCAATGCCAAAGCAAACTGTTTGAGTTCGTCATCGGCAACGCGTTTGACGGTGACTTCCAGCGTACCGTGTGCGATGAGCGGCTGGAACAGTTCTTCGAGTGCATGGTGAAGGCGTGGTTGCTG GACTGCATAGGGTACGATGTCGCCAATGCTAGGTGCGTTGATTTGCAGACGGCGGTCAAGTCCTCGGAATGCAGCGTGAGATCGTTCTTCACAAATGCCGGCACGATGTAG
- the LOC128712981 gene encoding protein KRI1 homolog — MGDKKILFDESDQEAEINELEFRTNKSYAKHYDEFRKKEILGQLKNLKEEIGSSDSSDDETTDEEIVDPDFDKEFFRTLAFLKRKDKNKYTEKQTFFENVKPIEEVALVKRHHKEKPMTVKDYERKVMLEKGGMFEDEDDERPQPRSDSPTLVEEEMKIKDEIKQALNKLGDEESDNEELQQGKGGGLLKHRKKTVAETEKEQSDFIQWLADKKAKEPPSEEVKVLEPLKNFWSNEKLSKEDAFLKDYILNKRFVQNSGEVPTYDDIVATSEDEEELEKQEDYERKYNFRFEEPDSDFIKQFPRVVEDSVRVERNKRKETRQALKERKQKEKEQQKQELEELKAIKLREIREKIQRLKEIAATEKLAMNEADLESEFDPEEHDRRMKDMFNDEYYGIDEGDQKPEFPDLDEELGVENYDIERLDDDKADDYAGPHCEDDDFVMDCDYEEKMQSGKSAKESLQQELLDSTGKGKKKGRRQSKFREVLKAEKPLFDPEDEKTYGEYIDEYYKLDYEDKIGDVPCRFRYVETVPNDFGLSIEEILTANTRDLNKWASVKKAVQFRPKHVELNEIEMYRRKAANEFMKRKILPSLYAEEEEDEQMDEEIQNRKKKVAEKNGNGVMIKKEKIVTIKGEKDNAGTENHSDCEPKAATNSPSKKTKIKKEKLSANEDDKKHTPKAKSVSNAQDTGTSIKTETKAESSSGPKKKKKKNKETSGNIAPEEATSSSHMKEMKTKPNLEKKLDNSNNKTKLQNNPHHKRKWEQRGEGTHNSKQNGNWNGSKKARFDHTGSGGDRKGRGNGAGGPKQVENAADQRLRAFGINPTKFRNKQVYGKPALKISLNVEPVNKRITFE, encoded by the exons ATGGGTGATAAAAAGATATTGTTCGATGAATCTGACCAAGAAGCAGAGATAAATGAGCTTGAATTCCGAACCAACAAAAGCTACGCCAAGCATTACGATGAGTTTCGAAAGAAAGAGATACTTGGCCAAT TGAAAAACTTAAAGGAAGAAATTGGTTCGTCGGATTCGAGCGATGATGAGACCACTGATGAAGAGATAGTTGATCCGGATTTCGACAAGGAGTTCTTTCGGACTCTGGCCTTTTTGAAGCgtaaagacaaaaacaaatacaccgAAAAGCAGACATTCTTCGAAAATGTGAAGCCTATCGAGGAAGTGGCGCTGGTGAAGCGTCAtcacaaagaaaaaccaatGACCGTAAAGGATTACGAGCGGAAGGTGATGCTGGAAAAGGGGGGCATGTTTGAGGATGAAGATGACGAACGTCCGCAACCCCGGTCCGATTCCCCAACATTAGTGgaggaagaaatgaaaattaaagaCGAAATTAAGCAAGCGCTGAACAAACTAGGTGATGAGGAAAGTGATAATGAGGAATTGCAACAAGGAAAGGGGGGAGGTTTGCTGAAGCACCGGAAGAAAACCGTCGCCGAAACAGAGAAGGAACAGTCGGACTTCATTCAATGGTTGGCGGATAAGAAAGCCAAGGAACCACCGAGCGAGGAAGTAAAGGTGCTGGAACCGTTGAAAAACTTTTGGAGCAATGAAAAGCTGTCTAAAGAAGACGCTTTCCTTAAGGATTATATTCTCAACAAACGGTTTGTTCAGAACAGTGGCGAAGTGCCGACTTACGATGATATAGTGGCTACTTCTGAAGATGAAGAGGAGCTGGAAAAGCAGGAGGATTACGAGCGAAAGTATAATTTCCGGTTTGAAGAACCTGATTCCGATTTCATCAAGCAATTTCCACGCGTAGTTGAAGATTCTGTCCGCGTGGAACGCAACAAACGCAAGGAAACCCGGCAAGCGCTGAAGgaacgaaaacagaaagaaaaagagcaacaaaagCAAGAACTCGAGGAACTGAAGGCGATAAAGTTAAGGGAAATTCGTGAGAAAATTCAACGCCTAAAGGAAATAGCAGCGACTGAAAAATTGGCCATGAACGAAGCAGATTTGGAATCAGAGTTTGATCCGGAGGAACACGATCGACGCATGAAGGATATGTTCAACGACGAGTACTATGGGATTGATGAAGGTGATCAAAAGCCCGAATTCCCGGATTTGGATGAAGAGCTAGGTGTGGAAAACTATGACATCGAGCGGTTGGATGACGATAAAGCAGACGACTACGCTGGCCCCCATTGTGAGGATGACGATTTCGTGATGGATTGTGACTACGAGGAAAAGATGCAATCCGGTAAGAGTGCAAAAGAATCGCTTCAGCAGGAACTATTGGATTCCACAGGGAAGGGTAAGAAAAAGGGTCGTCGGCAGTCAAAATTCCGCGAGGTGTTAAAGGCCGAGAAACCGTTGTTCGACCCGGAAGATGAGAAAACGTACGGCGAGTACATCGATGAGTACTACAAGCTAGACTACGAGGACAAAATCGGCGATGTGCCATGCCGCTTCCGGTACGTCGAAACCGTACCCAatgattttggtttgtctATAGAGGAAATACTGACGGCAAATACGAGAGATCTCAACAAGTGGGCAAGCGTGAAGAAGGCGGTCCAATTCCGTCCGAAGCATGTGGAGCTGAACGAAATAGAGATGTACCGTCGCAAAGCTGCAAATGAGTTTATGAAGCGAAAAATATTGCCTAGCCTTTAtgccgaagaagaagaagacgagCAGATGGATGAAGAAATTCAGAACCGCAAGAAAAAGGTTGCGGAGAAGAATGGTAATGGCGTAATGatcaaaaaagagaaaatcgTTACGATAAAAGGCGAAAAGGATAATGCGGGGACGGAAAACCACAGCGACTGTGAACCAAAAGCGGCAACCAATAGTCCatcgaaaaaaacgaaaattaaaaaagaaaaattatccGCTAATGAAGATGATAAGAAACATACGCCTAAGGCGAAATCAGTGTCTAATGCACAAGACACAGGAACAAGCattaaaaccgaaacaaaagcagAGAGTAGTTCCGGTCctaagaaaaagaagaaaaagaacaaggAAACTAGTGGAAACATTGCACCGGAAGAAGCAACCAGTTCTAGCCACATGAAAGAGATGAAAACTAAACCCAATTTAGAGAAAAAGCTAGACAACTCTAACAATAAAActaaattacaaaataatcCCCACCATAAGCGGAAATGGGAACAACGCGGAGAAGGAACccacaacagcaaacagaacGGGAATTGGAATGGTTCGAAAAAGGCTCGCTTTGACCATACAGGTTCTGGTGGTGACCGTAAAGGTCGAGGAAATGGTGCTGGTGGTCCAAAGCAGGTGGAAAACGCAGCCGATCAGCGGTTGCGGGCGTTCGGAATAAATCCTACCAAGTTCCGCAATAAGCAAGTTTACGGCAAACCAGCGTTAAAAATTTCGTTAAATGTGGAACCGGTGAATAAACGTATAACATTTGAGTAA
- the LOC128711143 gene encoding NADH dehydrogenase [ubiquinone] 1 beta subcomplex subunit 5, mitochondrial has protein sequence MAIFSCLARSGQNSARFGALVNNPALLQARKHALTGTRPMSGGHGPKNFTITPSRFQWHKFKDMFHYYVMVGLIPVGAVVFYANVFVGPATLTETPDDYTPKHWEYHRHPITRFIARYILPNPQQEYEKILHHIYEENEKAQIRALEKDVREKMAERNDYQSYYYRPAIGKYHRVAKEAAENLEALRGD, from the exons ATGGCAATTTTCAGCTGCTTGGCTCGTTCAGGGCAAAATTCGGCTCGTTTCGGAGCCCTTGTGAACAATCCAGCATTGTTGCAGGCTAGAAAACATG CCCTCACCGGTACGCGCCCAATGTCTGGTGGCCATGGACCGAAGAACTtcaccatcacgccatcccgcTTCCAGTGGCACAAGTTCAAGGATATGTTCCACTATTACGTGATGGTTGGACTGATCCCGGTcggtgctgttgttttctATGCGAACGTTTTTGTTGGCCCAGCGACGCTCACCGAAACGCCGGATGATTACACGCCAAAGCACTGGGAGTACCATCGGCATCCGATCACGCGTTTCATCGCTAGGTACATTCTGCCCAACCCTCAGCAAGAGTACGAAAAGATTCTGCACCATATTtacgaagaaaacgaaaaggcACAGATCCGTGCGCTAGAGAAGGATGTTCGCGAAAAAATGGCCGAACGAAACGATTACCAGTCGTACTATTACCGTCCGGCTATCGGCAAGTACCATCGGGTGGCAAAGGAAGCTGCCGAAAATCTGGAGGCGCTGCGCGGTGATTAA
- the LOC128713398 gene encoding death-associated inhibitor of apoptosis 1-like, protein METAVLECKHPHSRERSTSRSEPARSLNKEIDRLETFHFCPPSISSFIYNNKEELARWGFFYVGQPDMVKCYFCKLELANWEPNDEVTHEHRKWSLYCPLMTKRPTNNVPIVANFLDFLEDIVPDVTGTTDERATTSSAATFAIPRSVEPEPEPITVLEDSVPIYNPKYPEYKMEVERLSSFKEWPKSMRQTPAQMVDAGFFYTGKGDIVKCFCCGGALRDWLKDDDPWVEHATYYSGCFYVNLIKSAEFIRECQTNKSKDNSEVKGENDIPKEAEPVAAEPEDDDEKCCKLCYVRPYDTIFMPCRHVVACGKCASATVRCPLCNEPYVNILRIYLP, encoded by the coding sequence ATGGAAACTGCGGTATTGGAATGCAAACATCCTCACTCGCGTGAAAGATCCACTTCTCGGTCCGAACCAGCAAGGAGCCTTAATAAGGAGATTGATCGGTTAGAAACATTCCATTTCTGTCCACCGTCAATCTCATCTTTCATCTACAACAATAAGGAGGAACTAGCACGGTGGGGGTTCTTCTACGTCGGACAGCCAGATATGGTGAAGTGCTACTTTTGCAAGCTAGAGCTTGCAAACTGGGAACCGAACGATGAGGTGACCCACGAGCACCGCAAATGGTCGCTTTACTGTCCGCTGATGACGAAGCGTCCCACGAACAATGTGCCGATCGTCGCGAATTTTCTCGACTTTCTGGAGGACATTGTTCCGGACGTAACCGGCACTACGGATGAGAGAGCAACCACCAGCTCAGCGGCAACGTTTGCAATACCCCGAAGTGTCGAGCCGGAACCCGAACCAATCACCGTGCTGGAAGATTCTGTACCGATCTACAACCCGAAGTACCCGGAGTATAAGATGGAGGTGGAACGATTGTCAAGCTTCAAGGAATGGCCGAAATCGATGAGGCAAACTCCCGCGCAGATGGTCGACGCTGGTTTCTTCTACACCGGCAAGGGTGATATCGTGAAGTGCTTCTGCTGTGGTGGTGCCTTAAGGGACTGGCTGAAGGACGATGATCCATGGGTGGAGCATGCAACCTACTACAGTGGGTGCTTTTACGTCAATCTGATAAAATCGGCCGAATTTATACGCGAATGCCAGACGAACAAATCGAAAGATAACAGTGAGGTGAAAGGTGAAAATGATATCCCCAAAGAGGCGGAACCCGTTGCTGCGGAACCGGAGGATGACGATGAAAAATGTTGCAAGCTTTGCTACGTTAGGCCGTACGATACAATATTCATGCCCTGTCGGCACGTCGTGGCATGTGGGAAGTGTGCATCCGCCACCGTAAGATGTCCGTTGTGCAATGAACCGTATGTGAACATTTTGCGCATCTACCTTCCGTAG
- the LOC128713397 gene encoding death-associated inhibitor of apoptosis 1-like, producing the protein MDAQYDQASFLLYLAIFVHKLTFVLHWAQNYLKVVACGQRSAGAGGGGGGGGGGGGGEERSAVTSAASVVSSTPKAPDSGDMREMAHALSLPAPIDIPDNKQKDDDLACMSAEYFHIEENRLRTFARWPVSFISSSVLARYGFYYVGTDDTVKCYFCRVEIGLWEPQDDVIQEHLRWSPFCPLLKKRPTNNVPLNVNYLDAVPEPSYDTCGISVRQHSYAENANERAHIDLDRLSGDSWSGASDISISSSGSSGNGPAEMEPMSGVGGNGGMGANGLQQDRASMTAAEWNNGVLMGEHSLMRRPEYPNYAIEADRLKTYEDWPTSLKQKPQQLSDAGFFYTGKSDRVKCFSCGGGLKDWEQDDEPWEQHAIWYSNCHYLQLMKGREFIQQCNEKKDAAAANNGTSSSMSSASSQPSTSGISSASSSVMSTSPASSSGFSSPTPAADEERTLRCSDHFSSGSDEGEDDAGNNRKVPSDGKICKICFVNEYNTAFMPCGHVVACAKCASSVNKCPLCQQPFINVLRLYLS; encoded by the coding sequence ATGGACGCGCAATACGATCAAGCTAGCTTCCTGCTTTATCTGGCCATCTTTGTGCACAAGCTCACGTTCGTGCTCCATTGGGCGCAGAATTACCTGAAGGTTGTAGCCTGCGGTCAGCGGTCTGCAGGAGcaggaggtggtggtggtggaggaggaggcggtggtggtggtgaagaaaGATCGGCTGTAACCAGCGCGGCATCTGTCGTATCGTCTACCCCGAAAGCGCCCGACAGCGGCGACATGCGTGAGATGGCCCATGCACTATCACTACCGGCGCCAATTGATATACCGGACAACAAGCAGAAGGATGACGATCTGGCATGCATGTCCGCAGAATACTTTCACATCGAGGAGAACCGGTTACGCACGTTTGCCCGCTGGCCGGTATCGTTCATCAGCTCGAGCGTGCTCGCCCGGTACGGGTTTTACTACGTCGGCACGGACGACACGGTAAAGTGTTACTTCTGCCGGGTGGAGATCGGGTTGTGGGAACCGCAGGACGATGTGATACAGGAGCATCTGCGCTGGTCACCGTTCTGTCCGCTGCTGAAGAAACGCCCAACGAACAATGTGCCGCTGAACGTGAACTACCTCGATGCGGTACCGGAACCGAGCTACGATACCTGCGGCATTAGCGTGCGACAGCATTCATACGCCGAGAATGCTAACGAGCGGGCACACATTGATCTGGACCGCTTATCCGGTGACTCGTGGAGTGGAGCGAGCGACAttagcatcagcagcagcggcagcagtggCAATGGTCCTGCTGAGATGGAACCGATGTCCGGTGTGGGTGGCAACGGCGGTATGGGAGCTAATGGACTGCAGCAAGATCGGGCGTCGATGACGGCGGCCGAATGGAATAATGGTGTGCTGATGGGTGAACACAGCCTAATGCGTCGTCCGGAGTATCCGAACTACGCGATCGAAGCCGACCGGCTGAAGACGTACGAGGATTGGCCAACGTCACTGAAGCAGAAGCCGCAACAGTTGAGCGATGCCGGCTTTTTCTACACCGGCAAAAGCGACCGGGTGAAGTGCTTCAGCTGTGGCGGTGGCCTGAAGGACTGGGAGCAGGACGATGAGCCGTGGGAGCAGCATGCCATCTGGTACAGCAACTGCCACTATCTGCAGCTAATGAAGGGTCGCGAATTCATTCAACAGTGCAACGAGAAGAAGGATGCGGCCGCCGCTAACAATGGCACCTCGTCGTCGATGTCGTCCGCTTCCTCGCAACCGTCAACGTCCGGCATCAGCTCGGCGTCGTCGTCGGTTATGAGCACCTCGCCCGCTTCGTCCAGCGGTTTCAGCTCGCCCACACCGGCCGCGGACGAGGAGCGCACGCTGCGCTGCAGTGACCACTTTTCGTCCGGCAGTGATGAGGGTGAGGATGACGCAGGCAACAACCGGAAGGTACCGTCGGACGGTAAGATCTGTAAGATCTGTTTCGTCAACGAGTACAACACCGCGTTCATGCCGTGCGGACATGTGGTGGCCTGCGCTAAGTGCGCCTCGTCCGTCAACAAATGTCCGCTCTGTCAGCAACCGTTCATAAATGTGCTACGGCTGTACCTGTCGTAA